tccctctacactgtccccatcaaacactcccaggacaggtacagcacggggttagatacagagtaaagctccctctacactgtcccccatcaaacactcccaggacaggtacaacacggggttagatacagagtaaagctccctctacactgtcctaatcaaacactcccaggacaggtacagcacggggttagatacagagtaaagctccctctgcactgtcccccatcaaacactcccaggacaggtacagcacggggttagatacagagtaaagctccctctccactgtcccccatcaaacactcccaggacaggtccagcacggggttagacacagagtaaagctccctctacactgtcccccatcaaacactcccaggacaggtacagcacggggttagatacagagtaaagctccctctacactgtcccccatcaaacactcccaggacaggtacagcacggggttggatacagagtaaagctccctctacactgtccccatcaaacactcccaggacaggtacagcacggggttagatacagagtaaagccctctctacactgtcccccatcaaacactcccaggacaggtacagcacggggttagatacagagtaaagctccctctacactgtcccccatcaaacactcccaggacaggtacagcacggggttagatacagagtaaagctccctctacactgttcccatcaaacactcccaggacaggtacagcacggggttagatacagagtgaagctccctctgcactgtcccccatcaaacactcccaggacaggtacagcacggggttagacacagagtaaagctccctctacactgtcccccatcaaacactcccaggacaggtacagcacggggttagatacagagtaaagctccctctacactgtcccccatcaaacactcccaggacaggtacagcacggggttagatacagagtaaagctccctctacactgtcccccatcaaacactcccaggacaggtacagcacggggttagatacagagtaaagctccctctacactgtcccccatcaaacactcccaggacaggtacagcacggggttagatacagagtaaagctccctctacactgtcccccatcaaacactcccaggacaggtacagcacggggttagatacagagtcaagctccctctccactgtcccccatcaaacactcccaggacaggtacagcatggggttagatacagagtaaagctccctctacactgtccccatcaaacactcccaggacaggtacagcacggggttagatacagagtaaagctccctctccagtgaCCAGATGACTTGCTGCGGTTGACAGAAGTAGTTTAATCGATAATTTTTCTCACAGGGTAACAAGCTGAAGACACGGACATTGCCAAACACGCTGAATCCGACCTGGAATGAAACGCTAACTTATCACGGAATCTCTGAGGATGACCTGATACGGAAAACCCTCAGGTTAGAGAGGGCCCCATATCTCGGGGAAGAGTTGGTGCGCTTGGGGCTTCTAACCATCTCCCCGCTTGACGTTCAATGGTATTCCCATCGctgaacccccctccctcccccactaacaacatcctgggggttcccactgaccagaaactgaaccgggaCCCAGCCAGATAAATCCTggggctcccagagcaggtccgaggctgggaatcctgcggagagtaactcacctcctgactcccccccactccacccgcgcccaaagtctgtcccaccatcgacaaggacacaagtcaggagtgtgatgggataatctccactcgcctggatgggtgcggctcccaacGACACtggggaagctcaacaccatccgggacaaagcagcccccctcccctccccccccgctcgatcgacacgctaaccccccaccttcgacactcactccctcctccccccccgctcgatcgacacgctaaccccccaccttcaacattcactccctccaccaccgacgcacagaggcAGCTGTGTGCACCAACTACTGGAtgccccgcagcgactcgccaaggctccttccacagcgCCTTCCATACccgccacccagaaggacaaggggaggggggcagcagacgcatggggaacacccaccgcctgtAAGCTCCCCCCTCCGAGCCCCTCACACATCATCCTTCacatgtgcgtgtgtgggagtgagtgtgcgagagagagagagtgtgtgtaagagagagtgtgtgagagagagagagagagtgtgtgagagagagagagagtgtgtgagagagagagagagtgtgtgtgagagagagagtgtgtgagagagagagtgtgtgagagagagagtgtgtgagagagagagtgtgtgtgagagagagtgtgtgtgcgagagagtgtgtgtgagagagagtgtgtgtgagagagagtgtgtgtgagagagagtgtgtgtgcgagagagtgtgtgcgagagagagtgtgtgtgcgagagagagagtgtgtgtgcgagagagtgtgtgtgcgagagagtgtgtgtgcgagagagtgtgggtgcgagagagtgtgtgtgtgagagagagtgtgtgagagagagaatgtgtgagagagagtgtgtgtgagagagagtgtgtgtgagagagtgtgtgcgagagagagtgtgtgcgagagagagtgtgtgcgagagagagtgtgtgcgagagagagtgtgtgcgagagagagtgtgtgcgagagagagtgtgtgcgagagagagtgtgtgcgagagagagtgtgtgcgagagagagtgtgtgcgagagagagtgtgtgcgagagagagtgtgtgcgagagagagtgtgtgcgagagagagtgtgtgcgagagagagtgtgtgcgagagagagtgtgtgcgagagagtgtgtgtgcgagagagagtgtgtgcgagagagagtgtgtgcgagagagagtgtgtgcgagagagagtgtgtgcgagagagagtgtgtgcgagagagagtgtgtgcgagagagagtgtgtgcgagagagagtgtgtgcgagagagagtgtgtgcgagagagagtgtgtgcgagagagagtgtgtgcgagagagagtgtgtgcgagagagagtgtgtgcgagagagagtgtgtgcgagagagagtgtgtgcgagagagagtgtgtgcgagagagagtgtgtgcgagagagagtgtgtgcgagagagagtgtgtgcgagagagagtgtgtgcgagagagagtgtgtgcgagagagagtgtgtgcgagagagagtgtgtgcgagagagagtgtgtgcgagagagagtgtgtgcgagagagagtgtgtgcgagagagagtgtgtgcgagagagagtgtgtgcgagagagagtgtgtgcgagagagagtgtgtgcgagagagagtgtgtgcgagagagagtgtgtgcgagagagagtgtgtgcgagagagagtgtgtgcgagagagagtgtgtgcgagagagagtgtgtgcgagagagagtgtgtgcgagagagagtgtgtgcgagagagagtgtgtgcgagagagagtgtgtgcgagagagagtgtgtgcgagagagagtgtgtgcgagagagagtgtgtgcgagagagagtgtgtgcgagagagagtgtgtgcgagagagagtgtgtgcgagagagagtgtgtgcgagagagagtgtgtgcgagagagagtgtgtgcgagagagagtgtgtgcgagagagagtgtgtgcgagagagagtgtgtgcgagagagagtgtgtgcgagagagagtgtgtgcgagagagagtgtgtgcgagagagagtgtgtgcgagagagagtgtgtgcgagagagagtgtgtgcgagagagagtgtgtgcgagagagagtgtgtgcgagagagagtgtgtgcgagagagagtgtgtgcgagagagagtgtgtgcgagagagagtgtgtgcgagagagagtgtgtgcgagagagagtgtgtgcgagagagagtgtgtgcgagagagagtgtgtgcgagagagagtgtgtgcgagagagagtgtgtgcgagagagagtgtgtgcgagagagagtgtgtgcgagagagagtgtgtgcgagagagagtgtgtgcgagagagagtgtgtgcgagagagagtgtgtgcgagagagagtgtgtgcgagagagagtgtgtgcgagagagagtgtgtgcgagagagagtgtgtgcgagagagagtgtgtgcgagagagagtgtgtgcgagagagagtgtgtgcgagagagagtgtgtgcgagagagagtgtgtgcgagagagagtgtgtgcgagagagagtgtgtgcgagagagagtgtgtgcgagagagagtgtgtgcgagagagagtgtgtgcgagagagagtgtgtgcgagagagagtgtgtgcgagagagagtgtgtgcgagagagagtgtgtgcgagagagagtgtgtgcgagagagagtgtgtgcgagagagagtgtgtgcgagagagagagtgtgtgcgagagagagagtgtgtgcgagagagagtgtgtgcgagagagagtgtgtgtgcgagagagagtgtgtgtgtgagagagagtgtgtgtgtgagagagagagtgtgtgagagagagagtgtgtgtgagagagagtgtgtgtgagagagagtgtgtgtgagagagagtgtgtgtgtgtgtgagagtgtgcgtgagagtgtgtgcgtgagagtgtgtgtgtgagagagtgtgtgtgtgagagagtgtgtgtgtgagagagtgtgagagagagagagtgtgtgagagagagtgtgtgagagagagtgtgtgagagagagtgtgtgtgagagagtgtgtgtgtgtgtgtgagagagtgtgcgtgagagtgtgtgtgtgagagagtgtgtgtgagagagagagtgtgtgagagagaaagtgtgtgagagagagtgtgtgtgagagagagtgtgtgtgagagagagtgtgtgtgagagagagtgtgtgtgagagagagtgtgtgtgtgagagagcgtgtgtgtgagagagcgtgtgtgtgagagagcgtgtgtgtgagagagcgtgtgtgtgtgacagagtgtgtgtgtgacagagtgtgtgtgtgacagagtgtgtgtgtgacagagtgtgtgtgtgacagagtgtgtgtgtgagagagagagagtgtgtatgtgtgagagagagtgtgtgagagtgtgtatgtgtgagagtgtgtatgtgtgagagagagtgtgagagagagagtgtgtgagagagagtctgtgtgagagagtgtgtgtgagagagtgcgtgtgtgtgagagtgtgtgtgtgagagtgtgtgtgtgagagagtgtgtgtgtgagagagtgtgtgtgagagagagtgtgtgtgtgagagagtatgtgtgtgagagagtgtgtgtgtgagagagtgtgtgtgtgagagagtgtgtgtgagagagagtgcgtgtgtgagagagtgcgtgtgtgagagagtgcgtgtgtgagagagtgcgtgtgtgagagagtgcgtgtgtgagagagcgtgtgtgtgagagagcgtgtgtgtgtgacagagtgtgtgtgtgacagagtgtgtgtgtgacagagtgtgtgtgtgagagagagagagtgtgtatgtgtgagagagagtgtgtgagagtgtgtatgtgtgagagagagtgtgagagagagagtgtgtgagagagagtctgtgtgagagagtgtgtgtgagagagtgcgtgtgtgtgagagtgtgtgtgtgagagtgtgtgtgtgagagagtgtgtgtgtgagagagtgtgtgtgagagagagtgcgtgtgtgagagagtgcgtgtgtgagagagtgcgtgtgtgagagagtgcgtgtgtgagagagtgcgtgtgtgagagagtgcgtgtgtgagagagtgcgtgtgtgagagagtgcgtgtgtgagagagtgcgtgtgtgagagagtgtgtgtgtgagagagtgtgtgtgtgagagagtgtgtgtgtgagagagtgtgtgtgtgagagagtgtgtgtgtgagagagtgtgtgtgagagagtgtgtgtgtgagagagtgtgtgtgtgagagagtgtgtgtgtgagagagtgtgtgtgtgtgtgagagagagtgtgtgtgtgtgagagagagtgtgtgtgagagagtgcgtgttgtTGGGGGTAACTCTCTCGCTCCTCTCTCTGGCAGGATCTCGGTCTGTGATGAGGATAAACTGAGCCACAACGATTTTATCGGGGAGACCCGGGTCCCGCTGAGGAAACTCAAACCCGACCAGCGGAAACACTTCGACATTCTGCTGGAGAGACTTCCACCGGTAAggaaccttctccccaccaccccccacccctggggAGACCCGTACGCCTCCCCAGGGAGTGTCAGTGCCCGTGGAGGGGATTCGAACCCCCCGGGGGAGAGTCGGTGCCTGTGGAGGGGACCCGAACCCCCGGGGAGAGTCGGTGCCTGTGGAGGGGACCCGAACCCCCCGGGGAGAGTCGGTGCCTGTGGAGGGGGCCCGAACCCCCCGGGGAGAGTCGGTGCCTGTGGAGGGGGCCCGAACCCCCCGGGGAGAGTCGGGGCCCGTGGAGGGGGCCCGAACCCccggggagagtcggtgcccATGGGGGGGATTCGAACCCCCCGGGGAGAGTCGGTGCCTGTGGAGGGGACCCGAACCCCCCGGGGAGAGTCGGTGCCTGTGGAGGGGGCCCGAACCCCCCGTGGAGAGTCGGGGCCCGTGGGGGGGACCCGAACCCCccggggagagtcggtgcccATGGGGGGGATTCGAACCCCCCGGGGAGAGTCGGTGCCTGTGGAGGGGGCCCGAACCCCCGGGGAGAGTCGGTGCCTGTGGAGGGGGCCCGAACCCCCCGGGGAGAGTCGGTGCCTGTGGAGGGGGCCCGAACCCCCCGGGGAGAGTCGGGGCCCGTGGGGGGACCCGAACCCCccggggagagtcggtgcccATGGGGGGGATTCGAACCCCCCGGGGAGAGTCGGTGCCTGTGGAGGGGGCCCGAACCCCCGGGGAGAGTCGGTGCCTGTGGAGGGGGCCCGAACCCCCGGGGAGAGTCGGTGCCTGTGGAGGGGACCCGAACCCCCCGGGGAGAGTCGGTGCCTGTGGAGGGGACCCGAACCCCCCCGGGGGGAGAGTCGGTGCCCATGGGGGGGGATTCGAACCCCCCCGGGGGGAGAGTAGGTgactgtgggggggttgtgagtTTGACTGGTTTCTCAGTTTGCCTTCCTccttcccacagcttgcctcaccGTCCGCTCTGACAACAGACATGCGAGGAATCTCATTCTACCTGAAAGAGGTAACGTCACTTcatccctcgctctctctgtctctctctctgtctctctgtgtcactctctctgtctctctgtctctgtctctctctctctcgctctctctgtctctctctgtctctccctctctctctctgtctctctctgtctctctctctctctctctgtctctctgtctcagtctctctctgtctctttctctctctctgtctctctctctatctctctctctctctgtctctctctctctctctgtctctgtctctctgtctctctctctgtctctgtctctctctctctgtctctctctctctgtctctctctctctctgtctctccctctctctctctctctgtctctctctctctgtctctctctctgtctctctctgtctctctctctctgtctctctctctctctgtccctctctctctctctgtctctctctctctctgtctctctctctctctgt
The Mustelus asterias unplaced genomic scaffold, sMusAst1.hap1.1 HAP1_SCAFFOLD_3877, whole genome shotgun sequence DNA segment above includes these coding regions:
- the LOC144490829 gene encoding double C2-like domain-containing protein alpha; this translates as MDFNGLSDPYVKIHLLPGACKGNKLKTRTLPNTLNPTWNETLTYHGISEDDLIRKTLRISVCDEDKLSHNDFIGETRVPLRKLKPDQRKHFDILLERLPPLASPSALTTDMRGISFYLKE